GAAAATGTATGGTAATCCTCAAGATGATTTAGAATTTGTGTTCTTGAGGAAGAAAGAGCATAAGCTGGAGACCGAATGTCACAATAATTTTCTCTCTTGCCGAAAATAAAATTCATAGTTGTCCCTCCCATTTCTGGTCCTTCAAGAAATCTAAGTTTTCTTCTAATAGTATGCCCGATAACATGTCTTATAAACAGGAAACTTCTAGTGAtggtaatattataagtaacttttttaatgattattttaattcgGTTTTATTGATGTTCCTTCCAGTGCTGTTGATCTTTCACCCTCATTGCACAACAAGATACAATTATTGACTTATGCTCTGTCCACATCACAGAGGACattgttttcaaattattaaatGGAGTGAATGTTAATAAAGGGAGTGGTACTGATAAAATTCACCCACTATTTATTAAATCTTGTGCTCGTGAGCTAACGATGCCGCTAACAATAATTTTCCAAAAGTCCATATCAAGTGGCCACTTTCCTACTCTTTGGAAAAATGCTTTAATTAAGTACACCAATTTTAAAAGTGGTGACCCACATCTTGTTACAAACTACTGGGGTATCAGTAAGCTAAATATATttggtaaattattattattatataaattatcaggcaggtagttgcaagcaactgataggtgcctgtatctagctgttccttggtcaagtaaCTTAACAAATTATGGCTGCATTTTGTCAACATATTTCACAATATCAACATGGTTTCTGTCAAGGTAGGAGTGTGGACTTTGTTTTACAGAATttatcttaaataaaatttcttCTGGTTGGCAGGTGGATGCGGTGTATACAGACTTTTCAAAATGTTTCGATAGAATTAACCATAATTGGCTGATTACTAAACTTCAGAAGCTCGGTATGCACGGGGAAATACTTAGATGGGTCAAATCTTATTTAACTAATCGAAATCAGGCAGTTGCTCTAAAGGGTTTTACATCTGGGTTTCTTCCTATCCCTTCTGGAGTCCCCCAGGGGTCTCACCTGGGTccacttttttttgttctttttgtaAACGACATAGCTACATGTTTCCGAAATTCAGGGCATATAATTTACGCTGACGATACCAAAATTTATAAAGCTGTCGCCACTCATGCTGATTGCCACTATTTGCAGCAGGATTTTGATAATTTCTTTAACTATTGTTCTAATAATCACCTGTACTTGAATACCGGTAAGTGTTTTGTTATTAGCGATCCAATTATATTTGATTATGTCTTAAATGATAAATGTTTAACCCGTGTCGTGTGTCCTCCATCAGAGATTTGTGTGTCACCATGGACTCCcaattgaattttataactcatataaacaatatttgtaaACGAGCTTACAAAAATCTGGGAATGATACTTAGAATGTTAGAATAGGTAAACCGTTCAAGCGTCCACAGACccttaagattttattttactcatTTGTCAGAAGTATTTAAGAATTTGCTTCTGTTTGGACTCCTCTGTACCAAATTCATATTGATCGGTTAGAGAGTATTCAAAGTATTTTCCTAAAGTCAGCAGAGTGACTGGTAAACATTTTGATAATTCAATAAAATCTTCAAAATATTTCGATTTCCTTTCAGTCAAAAATAGGCGTCTTTATCTAGATTTGATATTCTTTTTCAAAAtctaaaaaattgaaattaggTGCCAGATCTCTTAGAAAGTATAAGTTTTAATATTCCATGTCCCTCCTTGCGTCCTCGAAGATTGTTCCATGTCAGTTTTGCTCGTACTAACTACACTAAACACACTTTTTTCAGACGAGTTCCTCGGTTAATTAATGAACAATTGTATGATATTGACCCATTTGCGAGTTCGCTTGTTACTCTCAAGAAATTAGTCAGGCAACATTTTGTATAGTGTTTTTATCAACATTTATCTTTCACCAAacctgttttgtttttttttattttatttaagtgctcacattagttttaaataacttttagtacctatgaaTATTAATGAACCTCGAGatctttatattgtttttggtttacctgtATACTCATTGATGTACGTACgactgtatgtgttcttaaaataataaataaaatagctatTGTCGtattttatgtgtgtgtgtgtgttgtactccttcacgctaaaacggctgtaCGGGTTTGAAGGatatttggtacgtaggtagctggacatctggaatatcacaggctactttttaatttttatccagatattcccacgggatcgggataaaatctcaaatctCATCCGCTCGGTATACATAGTCATGAAATATTGCAttgttgtttatattataatacaacatcaataaaataattgcatTACGACacgatgcattttttttattatgtattaagGACATATAGTACTATTTTGCTGACGTTTATGCTTTGAGTATAGTACAATACTTAAAGCGTTTATGGATtcagataaaagaaaaaacgtaATCTTAAATCAGCTGGAGCCCATTTAGGAACAAGAACAagagataaaaatatatttatatttttagcatCATGCTGTATATGAATCGCGGCATTTTTCGCAGTAAGGTACGTTAAAATTTGCCATGTGCAGAAAAATTGTTTAGATATTGTAAttcttaaattataattaagaaaataatgtCTTAGCGGTTTATATTACTCGAAATGAGgattaaaacttaataaatgttatagagtacaactcattttatttattataactaaTCTCTTTTTTCACAACacattaaacatattttttgttctGATTCAGTACcctgaataaatattaaatattttaggacTTACAATAGTTAGAATCCGTGAATCCGTATTGAAAAGTAGcttaattaatataaatctTGTAAAGAATGaaaacacaacacacaacacaacaacttGCTACTGTCATGTTCAAATGACAACTTGATGTTGAattgactttgacatttgcagaggtacttatacttattcttatttttttcaatgtttttttgggtatttctttcaaataaacACAATAATATTAGTTACTTGAATACTCAATCTAGTAACCTTGCATTTCAGGTTCCACGGTACATTAAATATTAGTGATATTACCAGTCTGATTGTCATAAAAAGAGGTTAGTAACAGAAGTTCGGAGCAACTCATATTATACTTTCTTGTATTATTAAATGAGGTATTATTTGTGAATTTCTCTCATGTAAACTTGTTTTATAGCTTACTGAGGATTGCAGCTATGGTTTTGTCCAAGGTATTTCATTGCAATGGCTATGATGTGTCACGGTTTTTGAGGTTATGACACCTTTAATAATTTCAAAGTATTTTGTCTGTAACCCTGTGATACTTtgataaaaagaaatacaaatcgTGTAATATACCTGTTATTATTGTGTTTAACAATTCTTTTATATcacatttaaaatatcttaCCTGTGTTGTGTACTCTgtagttttagtattttttattgttatatcaAATTCAATCTGTcctaatatttttactaaaaattgcATTAGTGGAAAATAGAGTTTATAAGAAGTAgatgttaataataattgtcTTGTATGTTGACAGTTAAAGctggtttttgtttattttgttgtatATTGTTATGAATGTTGCAATGATATTACATCATTTCTTCTATCTGATGTTTAAATTGGTGTTGAAAAATCACTTGATAAGATTGCTTTTACCTAAATTATACTGCAATCAATATTGTTAAAGGTTTTCCATTTCCAACACAATCACTATAATGTTGCACCCATGGTTGCACCATACTATAGGTATCAGCAGTAAGACTGGATTTGTCTAATATTAAAATTGGACTTACTACTGATATGAttctggcaaaattgtcccattTGATagatttggcatactttttaaTGTCCAAAACTGattacgcataacaggtttcgtctaatttatttacgccgaatcttaaacttgTCGAAATTTAGTTCGGCATAATTCTTTATAAGCCGAATAATGGTTTACCCAAATTTATTTTAGCATAATATTGACATGGCCGAATTTTCGTTGTTGTATTCTATGTATATCCATTATATTACTTCCAACATTTTCTacgtttacataataataatacataagcCTGTCCTGAttgttccaatattttttagGCACATCACATCATAAATAGTTGTCCATATCTTTACCAATTATGATACATTTTACTCATACAAAGCATGTATGTACAGACCAACTCCGAGGGCAGCCCAGAAGTAGCCTCCCCGGAGCTGACTACAGCACAGAAGCGGCGCATCAGGCGCAAGAAGCTTCACGCAGCGCGCACAGCTACGTCCTCCATAAACCAACAAACCATCAACTTCATTGACAGCATCCGGCGTGACATCTCCTTCCTACAAGCCACCAACAGCTCCCTTGTACTCGAAATAGATCCTTTACCAATTAAAACTAAATGTAAAGGTGAAAACATAAACAAGCCAGCAAATCCCAAAGCTGTAACAGATTTAGGTACTAGAACAATGTCATCAACAGAGAAATCTCGAGAAGAGGTCAAAGCAGCCAGGGAAGCTAAGAAATTGGCCAAGCAAAAAGGAAAGAAAGTTAATGAAAATGTCAAAGTTCAAGAAACAATTGAGGTAAAAGTTACAGACAAAACACAAGTTGGTGTTAAGAAAGTAAGCCCTGTTAAAGGCAAAGATGAAGTGGATAAGGCTGTTCCACTAGAAACCAAGGAAACTATAGGAAAAGATAAAATTGCGGGTGGTAAACCAGAAGAGTTAGGAAAAGACGTTAAAGTAGATGTAATTGAACCAGTTGAAAAACCAGTTAATGAAGTTAAAGCAACTACAGATGTAGAAATTAAGTCTAAAGAGCAAATTTTAGCAGAAAGAGCTGCTAAGAAAGCTGCAAAACAGAATAAGAAGAAGAGTTCAGAAGGTGATGCTCCCAAAGTTGATGAAAACATGACTGTAAAAGATGTGGTGAATACATTGAAAGATATTGTTAATGTAGCCAAAGAAGTCCAAGATGTCACTGCCAAAGTGCAGGCTATACATCTGGAAGTTAACAAGGTAAATAATACTATTGTATCAATAATAAaacctatacaaaaaaaaaatagaatttgtaTAATTCATTCCATAATGAGCATTTGTATTTTGCATTGGATTTCATGCTTCAGAGCCCCATCTAGGTAAAGTTATTTCTTGATGCAAGTAAAAACATAATCTAAAAagattaacccttaataaggcccaatatattggagcatactacaaCAGAatgctgcttttgattctgttgTAGTATGCTATCGAATAAATACCTgaaaaaggatatttttaaagctagtagtattttcaataataacaatcaatagtgtaacttattactaaaacaataaggttgaatttccaaatcaatgcatgtggtcgctaaatcgcctttaccttattaagggttaggGATGTGTTTCACCACTCCTTGGTGACTTTTATGCGACagacagagacagcatcacatttatcaatgagtggtgaaacaagcCCTAAGACTAATAGAATAGTGTCTCATTTAAGGGCTGGCGTGTCAATGAATTATTAGTTTTTCGTCAGTCTAATATTCAAtgtgtaaaaaattaaaataagtatcacCAACACCATACTGTTATGCATTTCAAACTTTACAAATTtagttgcatttttgttagtttttctcgattattctataaaaattgaatgaaaattaataatgttgtctgatagaacacttcttaatatataagttaatgtgtctactccaataattattcgttatagacttttattttctttaaaaaccggccataAACATTGATTCGTTTTTAaggtaaatataaaagtttatctcgaataattattggagtagacacattaacttatatattaagaagtgttctatcacagaacatttttcattttcattcaatgtttatgaaataatcgagaaaaactaacaaaaatgcaacattgccagctcagcaggtataaacgctcttaaagacACCGGGTATCCTTTCATTtcaccaaaaacatttttacttgTTTTGACAGTAGTGAGTCATGACCCAGAGCACGACCATACCCTAACCCAACCATTGGCATGCAAGTTCCCAATAGCAATGATATTTTTAGCTTTGGTTAAAGTACGTCTCGCCAACAGCCTGAAGAGTCTAGCAAAAGCAAAGCTGAGCTGAAAGCGGAGCGCCGCGCGAAGCAAGAAGCGCAGAGAGCGGCCAAGCAGGCGGCGCAGAAGCCCGCGGAGAAACCTAAGGAGCCCCCACCCAAAGCTGCAACCCCAGCAGCTAAGGATAAGGTATTGCCTGGTCAAATTGGGTCAATATGTGTCATGTGACACGTGGGATATTGCTAGATGTAGTTAGGATCATGAGGTCTGTTAGACGTGTTTGTATTGTACACGCGTCTGCCCCAAGCGCATGTTTGGCTTATGGCACCGGAGGTGGCGAGTGTTCcgcttgggctaaaactcggtcaGACTaaagatcgatttttcatccccgaaaactccATCGAAATCTTTGGAGCTGTTTCCGATATCCCCCAAATACATGGTGGTTGCTCGTTTAAATTAAAGGTGATAACTGTATGCATTTGTTTTTCAGGAAAAGTCACCTAAGCCAAAAACATTAGATCGTGCCAAATCCAAGCCCCAAGTGCAGAGGGTTAATTGGTTCCAACACCTGTACGAAGAGTCTGACAAGGAAGCTCTGcaaaaaatcgctataaatTCCAAGTAAGCATCGTAAATTTGAGGAGATTAG
Above is a window of Choristoneura fumiferana chromosome 18, NRCan_CFum_1, whole genome shotgun sequence DNA encoding:
- the eIF2Bdelta gene encoding eukaryotic translation initiation factor 2B subunit delta: MVLSKTNSEGSPEVASPELTTAQKRRIRRKKLHAARTATSSINQQTINFIDSIRRDISFLQATNSSLVLEIDPLPIKTKCKGENINKPANPKAVTDLGTRTMSSTEKSREEVKAAREAKKLAKQKGKKVNENVKVQETIEVKVTDKTQVGVKKVSPVKGKDEVDKAVPLETKETIGKDKIAGGKPEELGKDVKVDVIEPVEKPVNEVKATTDVEIKSKEQILAERAAKKAAKQNKKKSSEGDAPKVDENMTVKDVVNTLKDIVNVAKEVQDVTAKVQAIHLEVNKPEESSKSKAELKAERRAKQEAQRAAKQAAQKPAEKPKEPPPKAATPAAKDKEKSPKPKTLDRAKSKPQVQRVNWFQHLYEESDKEALQKIAINSNLHPAILKLGVQLSSRVVTGSNARCIALLDALKKMVSDYILPARTEYARGLEAHLAASLEYLWAMRQPTASQTNAVKFFRHHLTQLPHNVDEFDAKKTLHEEIDRYIREQIDMAGEAISIAVRNKINDGDKILTYGCSSLIERILRDAWDAGVKFETFVVGNRVHAHGREMLRRLEARGLPCTYLDITGVSYIMQTISKVIVGAQALLADGSVRGALGTAQTALLARARNVPVLVACETHKVSARVQAAAADHNELGDPDDLIDKSDPNSPLKDWRSNCNLTPLNLMYDVTPPSLVTAVVTELAILPCTSAPVVLRFKLSEYGI